The Porphyrobacter sp. LM 6 sequence GCCACGCCCGGTTTCGAGCACGCGCCCGATCACTCCGCGCTCCGACACCACCGGCATCCCCGGCTTCACGCCATCGTTGCTCCCCGCCGCAAGAAAGGCATGACGGCGCGTGCTGGTAGCCGTCGAGCCTACAAGGCGCGCCACCACTACAGGCTTTACCGGCTCGTCACGCAGGCCGAGCAGTCCCTTGAGGCGCCTGTTCTCCGCCTTCACCGCTTCGGCTTCGGCCAAGCGGATCCGCGCGATTTCCATCTCTTTGCGCAGCACGGCATTCTGGCGTCCGGCATTGAAATATCCCGCAATGCCAGCGAAGAATCCTTGGCTTTCGCTCCGCGTCACCGCGCCGACACTACCGACCGGAGCAACAGCATCCGTCGCCACGCCCCGCAGCGGCGCGAAAGCGGCGGGCTGCCATAGCGACAGCATCAGCAACGCCAAGCCTAGCGCAGCGCCAGCACCAGCAATCAGATAGCCGGTAAACAGCGAATATTGCGCCTTCTTGGAGAAGCCCGAACGGCGCGAAGAGGGCGGCGCCATGGCTTATCGTCCCTTCTGGGTTTCAAGCCGCGCCGTCACGCGGTCATCAAAACGCCGCGATAGACCGGATCTTCCATGGCCCGACCGGTGCCAATGGCGACACAAGTCAGCGGATCTTCGGCGACCGAGACCGGCAGACCGGTTTCCTCGCGGAGATGCTCGTCCAAGCGGCGGATCAGCGCCCCGCCACCAGTGAGCACGATGCCCTGATCGACGATGTCGGCAGCGAGTTCCGGCGCGGTGTTTTCGAGCGCGATGCGCACGCCTTCGACGATGGCACCGATCGGTTCGCTGAGCGCTTCGGCGACATGCGCCTGGTTGATGGTGATTTCCTTGGGAACGCCGTTCACAAGGTCGCGTCCCTTCAGGGTGATGGTTTCACCCACGCCGTCTTCGGGGATCATGGCGATGCCGTAATCCTTCTTGATCCGCTCCGCCGTGGCGTCACCGATCAACAGGTTGTGGTGACGGCGGACATAGCTGACGATCGCTTCGTCCATCTTGTCGCCGCCGGTGCGCACCGAGGTGGTGTAGGCGAGGCCGCGCAGCGAGAGCACGGCGACTTCGGTGGTGCCACCGCCAATGTCGACGACCATGCTGCCAACCGGTTCGGTCACCGGCATGTCCGCGCCAATCGCGGCCGCCATCGGTTCAAGGATCAGGTGCACATCCGATGCGCCCGCATTCGATGCCGCATCGCGGATCGCGCGACGTTCCACCGATGTCGAACCTGAAGGCACGCAAATCACGATTTCCGGATAGCGGAACATACTCTTCTTGCCGTGCACCTTCTGGATGAAGTGCTTGATCATTTGCTCGGCGACTTCGATGTCGGCGATCACGCCGTCACGCAGCGGGCGGATTGCCTCAATGCTGTCCGGGGTCTTGCCCATCATCATCTTGGCATCATCGCCTACCGCCTTGACGCGGCGAATGCCGTTGATCGTCTCGATCGCGACGACCGACGGCTCGTTC is a genomic window containing:
- the mreC gene encoding rod shape-determining protein MreC, producing the protein MAPPSSRRSGFSKKAQYSLFTGYLIAGAGAALGLALLMLSLWQPAAFAPLRGVATDAVAPVGSVGAVTRSESQGFFAGIAGYFNAGRQNAVLRKEMEIARIRLAEAEAVKAENRRLKGLLGLRDEPVKPVVVARLVGSTATSTRRHAFLAAGSNDGVKPGMPVVSERGVIGRVLETGRGSSRVLLLTDTESVLPVQRAKDGLVAFAEGRGDGLLRVRLVNLGINPLKVGDVMVTSGAGGYYRPGVAVAVIGELTADGGIARLVAEPSAAIFVAVEPMHQPAAVKALAEDSPARVPPAGSSPASSPSPTPTETPADE
- a CDS encoding rod shape-determining protein, encoding MSFLSNLFKFGSQNMAIDLGTANTLVYVQDQGIVLNEPSVVAIETINGIRRVKAVGDDAKMMMGKTPDSIEAIRPLRDGVIADIEVAEQMIKHFIQKVHGKKSMFRYPEIVICVPSGSTSVERRAIRDAASNAGASDVHLILEPMAAAIGADMPVTEPVGSMVVDIGGGTTEVAVLSLRGLAYTTSVRTGGDKMDEAIVSYVRRHHNLLIGDATAERIKKDYGIAMIPEDGVGETITLKGRDLVNGVPKEITINQAHVAEALSEPIGAIVEGVRIALENTAPELAADIVDQGIVLTGGGALIRRLDEHLREETGLPVSVAEDPLTCVAIGTGRAMEDPVYRGVLMTA